The proteins below are encoded in one region of Sander lucioperca isolate FBNREF2018 chromosome 11, SLUC_FBN_1.2, whole genome shotgun sequence:
- the LOC116039125 gene encoding disks large homolog 1-like isoform X11, giving the protein MMTSSVSSSSTSLRSTQKRTLYVRALFDYDGSAPDLSTPNQALPFHFGDVLHVSSAGEEEWWPARHLSPPPPNCPEVGVIPSRRRAEKKERSRLKMVRVTRSQDRSDQDDKELVTYGTSDNESSSSGQEETLLTYQPVIQQEVSYTRPVIVLGPMKDRINDDLISEFPDKFGSCVPHTTRPRRDYEVDGRDYHFMSSRELMEQEIQEHKFIEAGQYNNHLYGTSIQSVKEVADKGKHCILDVSGNAIKRLQLAGLHPIAVFIRPRNVDNILEMNKRFTEEQARKTFDRAVKLEQEFTEFFTAIVQGSSLEEVYSQVKQIIEEQSGPYIWVPTKDRL; this is encoded by the exons AGCGTTGTTCGACTACGACGGAAGTGCGCCAGATCTGAGCACCCCCAATCAGGCCCTGCCATTTCATTTCGGGGATGTTCTCCACGTGAGCAGCGCTGGCGAAGAGGAGTGGTGGCCCGCCCGTCACCTCAGCCCCCCGCCTCCAAACTGCCCTGAAGTCGGAGTCATCCCCAGCCGCAGGAG ggcagagaaaaaggagaggtcgagGTTAAAGATGGTCAGAGTGACGAGGTCTCAGGACCGATCG gATCAGGATGATAAAG AGCTGGTAACCTATGGCACCAGCGATAATGAGAGTAGTTCCT CTGGCCAGGAGGAGACATTACTCACCTACCAACCTGTCATACAGCAGGAAG TTAGTTACACACGGCCAGTCATCGTGCTTGGACCAATGAAAGATCGGATCAACGATGACCTCATATCCGAGTTCCCTGACAAGTTTGGCTCCTGCGTCCCAC ACACAACGCGGCCGCGGCGAGACTATGAGGTGGACGGCAGAGATTACCACTTCATGTCCTCCAGAGAGCTCATGGAGCAAGAGATCCAGGAACACAAGTTCATAGAGGCTGGACAGTATAACAACCATCTGTATGGAACCAGCATACAGTCGGTCAAAGAAGTCGCTGACAAG GGTAAACACTGCATACTGGATGTATCAGGGAATGCGATAAAGCGTCTCCAGTTGGCAGGCCTCCATCCCATCGCTGTCTTCATTAGACCACGCAATGTCGACAACATCCT AGAGATGAACAAGCGTTTCACTGAGGAGCAGGCGAGGAAGACCTTCGACAGAGCTGTCAAACTGGAGCAGGAGTTCACAGAGTTCTTCACTG cTATCGTCCAGGGCTCGTCTCTAGAGGAAGTGTATTCGCAGGTGAAGCAGATCATTGAGGAGCAGTCTGGTCCTTACATCTGGGTGCCCACCAAGGACCGACTctga